The Aulosira sp. FACHB-615 genome includes a window with the following:
- a CDS encoding CPXCG motif-containing cysteine-rich protein: MQTTAEYYCAFCGEPNLTFIDLSAGGQQSYVEDCQVCCNPNILYIRVDEDTLDIEIDTEYDEG; the protein is encoded by the coding sequence ATGCAAACCACTGCTGAGTATTACTGCGCCTTTTGCGGCGAACCAAACTTAACCTTTATTGACTTGAGTGCGGGGGGACAACAATCTTATGTTGAAGATTGTCAAGTTTGCTGTAACCCCAATATTTTGTATATCCGGGTTGATGAAGACACCTTAGATATCGAAATCGATACCGAATACGACGAAGGCTGA
- a CDS encoding SRPBCC family protein, with translation MLHFNHSSVINAPIEVVWQFHERPDILQMLTPPWQPVQVVRREGGLQIGAITEFRLFLGLVPLTWLARHTQCEPYHLFVDEQISGPFETWVHRHEFQSEDGKTKLTDAISYSMPGGDTVEFISGWLVQSQLEAMFRYRHYVTKRECEGKGGNWW, from the coding sequence ATGCTGCACTTCAACCATTCATCTGTAATTAATGCGCCAATAGAAGTAGTTTGGCAATTTCACGAAAGACCAGATATCCTACAAATGCTAACTCCACCTTGGCAACCAGTCCAAGTAGTCCGGCGGGAGGGAGGACTGCAAATAGGTGCTATTACAGAGTTTCGTTTGTTTTTGGGTTTAGTACCTTTAACTTGGTTAGCGCGTCACACCCAATGCGAACCATATCACCTATTTGTCGATGAACAAATATCTGGCCCCTTTGAAACTTGGGTACATCGTCATGAATTTCAGTCAGAAGATGGCAAAACCAAGCTAACAGATGCAATTTCCTACTCTATGCCAGGGGGAGATACCGTTGAATTTATCAGTGGTTGGCTAGTCCAAAGTCAACTAGAAGCGATGTTTCGCTACCGCCATTATGTAACGAAGCGTGAATGTGAAGGTAAAGGCGGCAACTGGTGGTAA
- the petJ gene encoding cytochrome c6 PetJ translates to MMQLLSLIILLLTTTFTLPANASDTANGAQIFSLHCAGCHINGSNIIRRGKNLKKQALKKYNMDSIEAITSIVTNGKSNMSAYKDRLSEQEIHDVAVYVLEQAAKDWR, encoded by the coding sequence ATGATGCAGCTATTAAGTTTAATTATCTTGTTATTGACAACTACTTTTACCTTGCCTGCAAATGCCAGCGACACAGCAAACGGCGCACAAATATTTAGCCTGCATTGTGCTGGTTGCCATATTAACGGCAGTAACATTATCAGACGCGGAAAAAATTTAAAAAAGCAAGCCCTCAAGAAATATAATATGGATTCTATAGAGGCAATTACATCTATTGTCACCAATGGCAAAAGTAATATGTCTGCTTATAAAGACCGCCTGAGCGAGCAAGAAATTCACGATGTTGCGGTTTATGTTCTAGAACAAGCAGCCAAAGATTGGCGTTAG
- a CDS encoding Uma2 family endonuclease — protein sequence MPTLFHSRLQRNLVNYINDRTDQFEAVQKLRCIVPPYSPVPDIVIIAGDRLSDADGPFNGAPDWLIEIRSPDQSTLDLQNKILHCLSNGTQLAWLIDLARQQIWVWQGDDLPIIFASGDFLPSLGILPEITVDAVMAMTRGR from the coding sequence ATGCCAACCTTATTTCATTCCAGGCTACAACGTAACCTAGTAAATTATATTAACGATCGCACCGATCAATTTGAAGCTGTGCAGAAGCTACGTTGTATTGTACCGCCTTACTCACCAGTACCAGATATTGTGATTATTGCAGGCGATCGCCTGAGTGATGCAGATGGCCCATTTAATGGAGCGCCAGATTGGTTAATTGAAATTCGCTCACCAGACCAAAGCACTTTAGACTTACAAAATAAGATTCTCCACTGTCTTAGTAATGGAACCCAACTGGCTTGGTTAATCGACTTGGCTCGTCAGCAAATATGGGTTTGGCAAGGAGATGACTTACCGATAATTTTTGCAAGCGGAGATTTTCTCCCCAGTTTGGGTATTCTCCCGGAAATTACAGTTGATGCTGTTATGGCGATGACTAGGGGAAGATAG
- a CDS encoding YqaE/Pmp3 family membrane protein yields the protein MKILRFLLAIFLPPLGVFLTVGVGPTLVINILLTLLGWLPGSIHALWIVAKREEALNSGTY from the coding sequence ATGAAAATATTGCGCTTTTTACTTGCTATTTTCTTGCCTCCTTTAGGCGTTTTTCTGACAGTTGGCGTTGGCCCGACTTTGGTAATTAATATTCTGCTGACTTTGCTTGGTTGGCTTCCTGGTAGTATTCATGCACTGTGGATAGTGGCTAAGAGAGAAGAAGCATTAAATAGCGGCACTTACTAA
- a CDS encoding histidine kinase, whose amino-acid sequence MVKNVKEQIQTDLRQVKETGQLRTERVREIVKSAVSQVAAELKEGSTELRGLVKDAVAAVIETLQERGTEIKEEVTASIEGALEGANHKRHETIIHTQSELQRLQAQLDSEEEKLQQDVDVILAEIEETGKQNTADTKNVIDSAVNAIKNSDEVSLLRKRYAQLQAQLAIVRANLAARYGGRSEEIQNHLNDAKNWYDQARPQAEVLATQVSQKRSQLEDKLGEAGTAIAKKEFQIKQTLRELLLATADLFKDKEPADKN is encoded by the coding sequence ATGGTTAAAAATGTCAAAGAACAAATTCAAACTGACTTGAGACAAGTTAAAGAAACTGGTCAGTTACGGACTGAAAGAGTTAGAGAAATTGTCAAATCAGCAGTTTCGCAAGTTGCGGCTGAGTTGAAAGAAGGTTCAACCGAATTACGGGGACTGGTTAAAGATGCGGTTGCGGCTGTGATTGAAACTCTGCAAGAAAGAGGAACTGAAATTAAAGAAGAAGTGACAGCTTCTATTGAAGGTGCTTTGGAAGGTGCGAACCACAAAAGACACGAAACTATTATTCACACTCAGTCAGAACTGCAAAGATTACAGGCTCAGTTAGATAGTGAAGAAGAAAAACTTCAGCAAGATGTAGATGTGATATTAGCCGAGATTGAGGAAACAGGTAAACAAAATACTGCTGATACTAAAAATGTAATTGACTCGGCTGTGAATGCTATCAAAAATAGTGATGAAGTGTCGTTACTAAGAAAACGTTACGCTCAATTACAAGCACAATTAGCCATTGTCCGCGCGAATTTAGCAGCACGTTATGGCGGCCGTTCGGAAGAAATTCAAAATCATCTCAATGATGCCAAAAATTGGTATGACCAAGCTCGTCCCCAAGCGGAAGTTTTAGCGACCCAGGTATCACAGAAGCGATCGCAGTTAGAAGATAAACTAGGTGAAGCTGGTACAGCCATCGCCAAAAAAGAATTTCAAATCAAACAAACCTTACGCGAGTTACTCCTCGCAACTGCTGATTTGTTTAAAGACAAGGAACCAGCAGATAAAAACTAG
- a CDS encoding phage holin family protein, which produces MLGTFLITLATALSLLIVDLVVPGVNIANFPSALIAAVVIGLLNSSVKPVLSTLSLPLNLLTFGAFSLVVNGICFTLAAFLVPGFSAHGILAFILGPVVLSLANTFIGNYFAERNLSLTGNTSKTGELPQGNPQQ; this is translated from the coding sequence ATGTTGGGAACATTTCTTATCACTCTAGCTACAGCACTCAGCTTACTAATTGTTGATTTAGTTGTACCTGGTGTTAATATTGCTAACTTTCCTTCGGCGTTAATTGCTGCTGTTGTCATTGGCTTACTCAATAGTTCTGTCAAGCCAGTTCTTTCTACCCTATCTTTACCATTAAACCTGTTAACCTTTGGCGCATTTTCCCTGGTTGTGAACGGTATTTGTTTCACATTAGCCGCATTTTTAGTACCTGGGTTTAGCGCACATGGAATCCTCGCGTTTATTCTCGGCCCAGTTGTTTTATCTTTAGCTAACACCTTCATTGGTAATTACTTTGCTGAAAGAAACTTGTCTTTAACAGGCAACACTTCAAAAACAGGTGAATTACCTCAAGGTAATCCTCAGCAATAG